Genomic DNA from Manihot esculenta cultivar AM560-2 chromosome 15, M.esculenta_v8, whole genome shotgun sequence:
CAAATTAAATAGGTTATTCTGGGATTTTATTCTCAGAATCAGCACAATAAGAATTTATTTCTGATTTATAATCCAGTAGATAAcacaaagaaaagaaagaatgaaGTAGAAAATAAGgagttaatatttttataaagacgAATGCTATTTACTGTGAAAAACTTAACCACTATATATGATTATAAGaactttgaaataaaataataacgattatatttaatattatatttaaatctcataaataaaatatttaataatcataaaatctttaattaccataaaatattcaacgatcataaaatctctaattaccataaaatctccaacgatcataaaatctttaataaccataaaatctttttaaaatctaaactaattttacaacatGATTAAGTCTctagattataataatttttataataatattttttaaattatatttaacagTTTTATAGTACATTATTTTGcatatcaaaaaaataattgatgaattttaataatgtaaatattaataaattttaattaaattcactTATTATAGGAATTGAAAAATTAAGGTtgggttttaatttatttacacaaTAAATCGAGTCAAGTTGAATATTTATCTGCTTCAATGTCAAATAACTCAACGGTGTCGTTTGGTTATTCATCGTCAAATCCACAATTTACAATGTGGCCATTTTCTTGGTCAATCTTGCAGGGTTGGATTGCTACCGACCTCCCGCAACCtatatgataaattattattatttctttctGCCTCACTCAAAAGggcaaaagttttattttattttattttatttttagcatTTATTGTGAGTTTAGTTTAACTTTATAGCtaaaaatatatagaatttACTTAATTTTGAGCTCTACTCTTTTAtcccttattaaaaaaaaaatcaatcaaacaaaataaataaactctATTTGCAATTAGAGTAataggttttatttgtttttgttctatttttaatgataaaataaataaaattgaatgataaaataaataaaattgaatgaaaataattattttattaatggagaaaaaaaattttgaaaaatggagaaacacagtataatatttaatgattaaataataattttttttataaaaatatgttcACGGTGACCAGTCAAATTTTATAAGTTGTCATAATGaatgaaagatttttttttttttttttttaaaaagaaacctTTAAGCTATCATAGCACACTTATGAGGGTATGAGCACTCTCACGCAAATCTATCCCAatcaagaaataaaaataataaattaaaggaaaCAAAACTCCAATAACAGCACAGATCacgtggaaaaaaaaaaaaaaagcatcccCATCAGTGCATACAAAGACAAATTTTTGGGAAATTACATTTGTGGCTGCTAAATTTTAACATATGACATAAAAACAccttagtatttttattttattttatttttttaatataagctacattttatttaatttttttaataataatttcaaaattaaaaattagtatttttGATAGCACTATATAATTTAggtaaatttaacattttaatctattctattttattttattttgatatatcAAGTGcttattttacaaaaaaaaagaattttaatgGAGATATTGTGatttaaaaaatcatattatcatataaaaaaatattttataaagtctatagtaatattaatttttgagGTAATTGGAggaattaaatatttaactgttttttaaaaaaatataaaatataaaatataattaattaattaattatttatttttactaaattataaggattaaatggtaattttcttaaaaagaaTTTCCGACAATTTATTGAGAGCCTCCGTGTAGAAAATGTGTAGGAGTAGGACCCATTAAGCATTTGCACTGTTTTCACATCACGTCCATACATGCGCTTGCTGCTATAACTTCCCTTTCAAAgccaatctctctctctctttgatCTCTCttagattttctttcctttgttttttttttcattgctTTTCTTAATTTAAGCCATTTTCTAGATTCCACCACTCGGTAatacaaaaaaaacaaaaacgcttcttctctctctctctctctgtgtgtgtgtgaagTAAAAGCTGTTTCTGTTCAACTTTCTTCTCTTCATTAATATCTTGTGATGGTCAGACTGGTGGCTTTGGTTGTGGTGTGGCTGTGGTAGTGATTCTTTAGACGCAGAAAGAAAAGATGGGTTCTTGCGCTTCTGTCCATCACAAGAGCACCCAAGAATCCGCCATTAAACTAGGAGTGTCGTTTGGGTCTAAAAGGGACAATCTTGTGATTCCAGAATCACCCTTCAAGGATAAACACGTCAATGGTGACCCTCCAATCAAGACTCTTGACGACTATGGTATGGTCTTTATCTTTGGTTGAGTTTTGTGCTTGACtggaatttgtttttttttttcaaaaaaaaaaaaagctttctATTGTTATGATAATAGTATAAAGTCGTTGGCTGAGCTTTCCAGTCTTTTCCAGTTTTGTGCGATCTGAAATGGTCGGTTGGGTGTGTCGGAGTTGCTTTAGATGCATCCCCATATGACTGAAGTCTGAAGATATATCTtggaaaatattataatattataataataataaagagaatCTTGTTGAAAAATTTTTTGTTTGATGATAAACTATTTTTGTGGGTTAAGCTTAATTGATGTATTGTAGGTAtgttgttgttgatgtgtttgaagatttgcCTGATATGGCTGTCAGGAAGATGCATTGACCTCGTTGTTTTGTATTGATTCTGGTGGTTTTGcttgtttcttcttcttcttcttttttttatttttaacttttaatgtCATCTCCTATATCTTTTACTTCACTTCAGGGAATTTCAACATAGTTGTAGTTTGCTGTTGATTGATTGTTGTTATTGATTCCTTATATATCATGTTGACGGATTTTGTTTTCCAAGTTATAACAAGGAATTAGTAAAGAAATGAAAGGGGATGTGGATAGTGGTTGAGGTTGCTCATACTCTGCTTGCAGGCTTCAATTTCATTGAGTGGAACCACTACAGTAGATGAACCTCCCCGGACCGGACCCTTTGAAGCCGGAGTTCCGGGGATGCGCTTCTTAATTTCCTTTGATATGAATTTTCTCAAGTACCTATACATGTATTATGCCTTTCCTTGAATGCTATGACTACagtttttttaaagaatttccATTGATATGAATTTCTTGGTGAAGTGTCTGTGCTGTTGGTCTGCAAGAATGCAGGTTTTCTGTTCAGAAGTTCATATTATTGGTGATATTTTTGGAAATATGCAGCCAGTAAAGTATAACTTTTCTGTTGAGGAGTCATATAATTGGTGATAATTTTGGAACTACATAGCATCAGAAGTAGATCTCTAGTTTTTTCCTATGAGAATTTTGTTTTCCCCAAACTGGTTATGACAAGAGGTTAGGCAGAGTGGTGTGTCTTTGCTTGAATCTGGCAGTATGTTAACTTTGGATTCTTTAAAACCCTTATGGCGATTTAGTCATCTTAGTTTGTAAGTTTTGTGTCAATGGCATCCTTACCATAATAATATGGAGACTGATTTATGAATATTGTCCAGCCCTTTTGAAAGTATGCAACTATGTGGGGCCATTGGTTATTGCCTCATTGATGATCTTGTCTTGTGGCGAATGTTATCATTCTTGTAGATGACTAGGAGTGGCGGTCCACAATGTGGGTGTggattgttttgttttgttaacTTGTCGCCAATGCaagcattaatttcttgaaattaAAAGGAAGATATTTGGGTTTTCTTCCAGGAAAATGAACAGGACCACGAAAGGTAAAGATGTAAAATTAGCTGATTAATTTAGGCTTAAGTTGGGGTTAGTAAGTTACTTCCCCTCCACTAAGGGAAGAAAAACTCTTGACTTCCCAGGAAGTCAAAAAGAAATGACAATCAAACAGAAACAATTTTCACACTTCCTAGGAACTTCAAGTTCCCTAGCCGAGTGTTTGTTATGGTATTCCCAGCACATTGGGTGTCTGACAATGACATTGAGTGGTGCTTCACATGAGTTCATTTTTTTGTCTTCTCTGAATTTCTGACAAAAGGATAAGAAATGGATGTCTATTTTTTCACATTTAACTATAGGAAATTAAGAATGACATATCTTGCAAGAGATAATTAAGAATGTTAAATTTGCTGTGGTTTCAAATTCTATTTCAGCTACTCTTTGTGCATGCGTGAAGCTTGAGGTTGATATATATTTTGCTTACTTTGCAGGCAGCAAAGATGAGACCTTTTTTGATTCCCAACCCTGGTTAGAATCAGATTGCGAAGATGATTTCTTCAGTGTCAATGGTGGTAAGGAAATGTTCAAAATTGTTTGAGCTTCTTTGTCTTGCAAACTCAACTTATGTTTTTTTCCAAATTCCTTGTGTTTTTGCTTCTATCTCGTGGAAAAATTGCAGAAATAATATTAGACTTTGAACTATATCTATGGCTTACTTCTAAACTACATAACCACTCAGATGCTAACTGACATCGAAGACTCTAGAATATGAGCAATCGCGAAAGCTAGTTTCTCCTGCTAAGAGCAAACTAGTTTGTTCTGCCATAATCTTCATATTAAAAGACTGTTAGATCATGTTCTCGATACATGTTAATGAATGCAGAAATGTTAACATATCTTAATGCGGTGATTTTCCTTCCTCATTGTGCAGAATTTACCCCATCCCGTGGCAGTACTCCAATTCATCATAACTTTTTCATGGGGACCCCCAAAATCAACAAAACCCCTCTGGAAGACAGGCCTCCTGGTTCTATACCTGAACCATCCCCGACAGGTAAGAAGAAGAGATTATCTGAACTGTTCAAAGAGAGTCTGCAAGAAGAATCAGTAGCTGATGACCTACATAACTCTGAGAAGCGGGATACTCCCGCTGTGAAGAAAGAAGTCAAGCCAACCATTCTTGATGTTCTTCCCAAATCTCCTTCTAGCACACCTTATATCTCTGGAGCTAACAGTGTCTGCAGCAGTGAAAGGACTGCTAATGGAGACGGCTTACTTGAGAGGGAGAAATCAATAAAATCTGCACAATGTTGCCTCCCGAGCTTGATTTCTTGCCGTAGTTTTGgtgagaggaagaagaagacgaGTCCAGCTCGAGCTTTAGCTGTAAATGATAAAGCCTAAGTTTTGCTATCATCAATGCAATGTAAATGGAAAATGGTAGGATCTCAATCCCTTGAGGTCAGAAGTTATATGCACCCAACCTCGCTGCGATCAGATTGTGTAACTACAAGGGAACTTTGCTTATTATGGGCATATATAAAGCAACAAAGGCAGAGAATATGTAAAATGTCAAACTCCATGAACTGAATCTGTATCTCGAGGCGAAGTTACCTTAAGTAGATTTTATTTAGTTCTAGAGGGAAATTGATTCCAGTAGATAATTTCCTGCAATAAGAGAAGATCATAACTTGCCATTGTAATGATACCTGTATTTATAGAGAAAATTTTTCTTAAGTGTGCATGGGCTAAttaaggaatttttttttatcacctGTTTTCTTGCCATtcctttgtttttatcatgGACCAGCTGATATGCCTGCAAGCTTCACTTTTTTATGTAAGGAATCCATGATCAGTTTTTGGAGCAATTAGTTGTCTCATATTTGTACATATCTCTGATGTTTGAAATTTACTTTAGGTTTCACGTATCGGGcctgataatatataaaaaatatgatctTTCCTGTCtgataatgtataaaaaataggaTCGGTaagattataatatataaaaaatatgatctTATCTGCCtgataatgtataaaaaataggaTCGGTaagattataatatataaaaaatatgatctTATCTGcctgataatatataaaaaataggaTCGGTAAGCTCATAATACATGTATACGGGATTTAGGATTTAGAAGGATCGTGTGAACTTTTTCATCTCTTCGGACCGGGTAGTACGAAGTTTGATTTATAGAGTATGAAAATTAGACCACCAACACTCCTAATTTTAACAAAATCCGAAATGGACAGGCAGACTACTTCAAAACTCATACTAATAAACGGGAATTAAATACTGATACTACTGACCTTAGTGACTCAGGGGATCCTATTTCGATACAGACTGAGTGAGCCGAACACGATTTGATGAGACTGAGATAGAATGCTGACCTCCTGCACACTGGTCATCTCCTTGGTACAACATCAAGATCATAAATGCGTATGACGTAGGTATGAACTAATCGGCTCTGACCTCCTGCAGACTGGTCATCTCCTTGGTACAACATCAAGATCATAAATGCGCATGCGGTAGGTATGAACTAATCGGCTCTGCATTTATTATTTTGTCGCCCATCATTAACGTGTCGCCTGATACACCTGCAAAAAAGCATCCTTGTCCAGTCTGATGGGGACATGACACAAGAGGTATCAAAATGATCAGAGGTATATATATCACTAAACTAACCCAAAAGAGAAGCAAACTCTCTCTCTTGCCCATACAGACACAAAAATCCTAGAATACATCCTCTCTCTCTCCGAAGCTTTGTTTTCTCTTATCCTTTGTGTTTTATTTCTTTTGACATCACTAAAAGGTTCCAGATCTGACTCGAGTGTCGGAGGGTCTTCatcggtgtaatacccggctagactccggtgtcggaattcctaccgtccggtggaatctcggatgtcggaagcccctagtagggtagaaacatgttttcataagatgttttaatgtttttcatggttttaagtgaaaaggaaatgagtttttgcatgaaattaaccttggaggaaaacccaggttcggccgccgaacatgcaggcatttcgggtgtgccttaggcccccgaaggcataggtgagtgaagtccaggttcgaccgccgaacatggcatgcatgcggaggcacgttcggcccccgaacgtggcctggccagccactataaaagggtcccttagccgaaaacgggcgagcttttctccccattgtcggccaaggtgagttctctgtcgttcctcaccaatcttgagtcttttccttcagatctttcaagattttcacaagtttttaccttcttttgaagattttcaagttttgagcaagttttgaacttggagacccaaggagctaaatctctcccaactccaagttagatcgcctctactctcgatcttcaagaggtaagggtcgatctctagcttacattatgttttaaacaagttttatgcaagttcatggggtagaaaatgcatgagtaagcttatgttgagtttatgggtttttaatgagtttttgagcaatgtgacttgtaaatgtatgtttgatgtgttgtagttggggtttaaggtagtttgagacccctaggagcttgtatgcatgttttggttgagctaaatgcttgatggtatgagtttggaggcattgtgcatgtttgaaccaagtttctgccctttgggagaaaccaggttcggcagccgaaaggactttcggccgccgaaccctcttgtggaagcagccttcggctgccgaagcttgcccccgaaaggagactttcgtctctgtctgggagtttcggccgccgaaagtgccaccgaacatgcatgagtttcgcctctgtctgggagtttcggccgccgaaggtgccgccgaacctgcctgactttcggctctggagggactttcggccgccgaacctgccgccgaaagtgccctgtccagccttcctttgcatgttttacatgaatgttttgaggtgtcttagagggtttttgggggatgttttcagagtcatgttatagtatgttggtccctcatttgagtccacctgtgtaggttcggacctgaggaaccgaggacctcagcagtgagtcagctgcttcagtcagtgtcagagctagccagaggtgagtggaataactcttacgcttttaaataaataaatcagttttgagcatgttcatgcatcacggatgccatgtgatattttaggttgtttgcattagaaatcacgaatatgttgcattgcataatatgttgttgatgtggatgaatgttgaatgatccattagccctcatatgttatgacatgatgatatgatatggaagtccagatgtggcctgcactacgcccctgacactatgtaagagaaagaccggacgtggccagCACTATgtccccggcaccatggattatgtatgttatgttatgtataagagaaagaccaggtgtggcctgcactacgcccttggcatgattggaatatgtagagggctaaatggtgacaagttcatccttgatatgattagttgtgatgtgatgcatttcatgatagcatgtgttttaaatgctttattattctgctcactgggctctagtagctcacccctctcccaaattccccaggtttgcaggtacagggtagaccaggaggtcagcaagagtattgaagtcatttgtatgtaatagatagaatgtggacatgatgaaattgtaaagtttgaatagttatgtaatgaaatgatattgaggattagaggttgtgcttgacctatgtgtaatgtatccctttttatgcatgatcctagatcttttatgatgcttatgtaaaccaactcaacacatgttgtatttgcccattggggcattgttgggatcccacagagggatcatgtttatgagtatgttcagtgcatgcacaggttgagtttggtgtttgaatgaaagaaaagttgaatttttatgtatgttgttgatcatgtattggattaaacaggtttataggttgcatgtcaggcttgctacgggtcccggcggccttaagccgacctggatcctagcgccggtagcggtccgattttcgggtcgttacagaatggtatcagagccctaggttcatatggtcggacctagagtgtcgggctcatagttgtgttagaaggtcaagcacaataggaagatcatgtccactaggataggatgtggagtcctgtcttacatgatgatgtgaaatgccatgattatatgcatgtgcatcaatgatatgaatgatatgtatgtgatgcaggttcatgtgtgcccacatgaaccatatgatgctaatgtttgcttgtgatgtgtactgtttttcagaaaacaggatgagaggaactcgtcgatctgcacgattgaatggagtgccacctgaggatgagggcttgagcgcccgtcctccagcattgcctagggcaatgtctagtaggtctaatagagaaagagcagtaagagaccctagaaggtctctggatctgggtagaagcagatcagtgaggggaacagttcagggaggaatgtcagaggacatgggggatgatatggatgtagagcagatgagggatggcagtctgggagttagcatgtcagaagaaggaatgggagaatcccaaggaggcacccaggcctcgggatttgttcagccaccttactacccacccttctcacaaaaccctgggtattcgatgggaggcacatcggattatcataactttagcccttatcccacacagatgccatacccaccttattatccaccatacccacagtacccaatgtatccacctccaccttactatccaaatccagcaaaccctaccccaggggatgctgcacctcctcctcctccagcagaaccagcagccccagctactcaaccttctagacctagctcagccagtgggagcaaggtcaagatgaccgactacatgaagttgggtgctccccagtatgaaaaaggggatgacccgtttgtatatcttgagagggtcaaggtgatcacagatgagattggggctgatgatagtagagccattcagatggctgggttcacacttaagtgcaagaaggcacgagagtggttcaagaattatgtgaacccaaaagtggacagcatgtcttgggaggaatttgcaaacgagtttgcaggatgggctttcccagatagttcaagggagctgaatatgatagagtttgagcagttgaggcagactgatgagatgggtgtagaggagttcacagacagattcttggagctgttgccgtttgcagggcaaaatcttgactcagaccagaaaaggtcaaggaggtatatcatgaaactccactccagatattcctccttgatccagtcagcagatagggagagcttccatgccattgtggacatggcccggaaaatggaggccagtgccattgttcaggggacagttaaacagtcagtggcacaaccttttggttctaagaccccaggctcttctttaatgagtgcagcaacttcaggtagcaagaagtgggacagaggtcccaggaagtctaagaagaacaagttctggaacaaggttaagtccagtctgggactagggagtggctcaagctctggtgcggataatgcagtttgtgcaaagtgtggtaagccacacaagggagtatgtcggttcgggacgacggcctgtttcagatgtggtcaggaggggcatatggctcgagaatgtccaagagcagtcccgatggctcagtcccagcagacagcttctggcagtgtggctcagccagcagctccagccgcgactcaggccagtggcagaggtagagggagaggagcagcctcttcttcagcgagtttcagaggtgaaggtccatcagctccagctcggatcttcacgatgactcaacaggaggcagatgcatctaacaccgtggtggcaggtaacttagtcattggttgttcagatgtgtatgccttgatggaccctggtgcatctcattcttttattgctccgagagccgtccaaaggttagggttgatgatctctgagttagagtgtcctctctgggtcagtggacccaagtgtgatccatcagtggcagagtcagtctgccagtgtagtcctgtgtttgttgagggaagatgcttgtccgccgaccttgtggttctagacttgacagattttgacgtcattctagggatggactggttatctacccatggtgctaccttggactgcagggacaaggtagtcaggttcagaggtcaggatgggtcagaggttgtcttcaggggagacaggaggggtacacctagaggtctgatatcagctcttcaggctcgtaggttgcttaggaagggatgtcaggggtatttggctcatgtgaaagagcttagcagtcaggttagagagcccgcctcggtgccagtggttagagagttcttagatgtgttcccagacaagctaccaggtttaccacctgctagggagatagagtttgagatagaactgatgcctggaacccgaccgatctctatccctccctacaggatggcaccagcagaattgaaagagttgaaagagcagttgcaagagctggtagacaagggcttcatccgaccgagtacctcaccctggggtgctccagtcttgtttgtcagaaagaaggatggatcccttagactttgtatcgactacaggcagttgaacaaagtcactaccaagaataggtaccctttgccaaggatcgacgatctattcgaccagctagcaggagcgggttgtttctccaaaatagatctaagatctgggtaccatcagctaagtatcagagatgaggatgtgccaaagacggcttacaggaccagatatgggcattttgagttccttgtaatgccgttcgggttaaccaatgcccctgcagcattcatggatctcatgaacagagtgtttagccagtacctggatcacttcgttattgtcttcatagatgatatcttagtgtattccaggaatgcagaggagcatgcccatcatctgaggttggttctgcagaccttaagggaacatggcttgtatgccaagttctctaagtgtgagttctggttgaggagcatttcattcttggggcatgtggtgtcagaaaatggtatagaggtggaccccaagaagacagaaactgtggctaactggcctagacccacttcagtgacagagattagaagtttcttgggtttggcaggttactacaggaggttcgttcaggatttCTCGAAAAttacagctcctctgaccaggttgaccaggaagaatcaaaagtttgtgtggaccgaccagtgcgaagagagttttgaagagcttaagaagaggttgacttcagcaccagtgttagctctgccatctagtgatgaggactttacagtcttctgtgatgcgtcccgtgtgggactgggctgcgtactaatgcagaatgagagggtgattgcttatgcttctaggcagctgaagaagcatgagttgaattaccccacacatgaccttgagatggcagcagtaatctttgcactcaagatgtggaggcactacctctacggggttaaatgtgagatcttcacagatcataagagcctgcagtacatcctgagtcaaagagatttgaacttgagacagaggagatgggtagagctgctgagtgactatgattgcaagattcagtatcatccgggtaaggcgaatgttgtggcagacgccctaagccggaagtcactaggcagtttatcccacatatcggcaaagaggaggccagtggtgaaggagttttacgagctcgttgatgaaggtctatagttggagttgtctggtacaggtgctttagtggcccagatgagagtgacacctgtgtttctggagcaagtggctcagagacagcatgaggacccagagttagtgaagattgccaggactgttcagtcaggcaaggacagtgagttcagattcgacaacaaggagATCCTCCGCTaggggagtcgattgtgtgtaccagatgacatagggctaaaaggagacattatgagagaggctcataatgcaagatacaacgttcacctcggagccaccaagatatatcaagatctgaagaaggtttattggtggccagctatgaagaaagaagtggc
This window encodes:
- the LOC110602225 gene encoding uncharacterized protein At3g27210; translated protein: MGSCASVHHKSTQESAIKLGVSFGSKRDNLVIPESPFKDKHVNGDPPIKTLDDYGSKDETFFDSQPWLESDCEDDFFSVNGEFTPSRGSTPIHHNFFMGTPKINKTPLEDRPPGSIPEPSPTGKKKRLSELFKESLQEESVADDLHNSEKRDTPAVKKEVKPTILDVLPKSPSSTPYISGANSVCSSERTANGDGLLEREKSIKSAQCCLPSLISCRSFGERKKKTSPARALAVNDKA